From the genome of Streptomyces ficellus:
GCAGTCCAACAACTGGCCCAGTGCGATGGCACAGCCGCCCGTGACGTGCCGCTCCGCAGCAGCTTATGGCGCGGTCGGGCCGCGGCCCTACTTCACCGGCTCCAGAATCGCCACGCACTCCACATGATGCGTCATCGGAACGATGTTAGGGCAAGCCGGAATGGCAAAACGTGCAGGTCAGAGGACCTCTCCCTCAAGGGGTGGCGTGCGATTGCGGGCGAGGAGCGTCCAACGAGCGTCAGCAGCTCCTCACCCGGCAACCGCAGCGGCTCAGCCCACGTAGCTGCGCATGATGCCGGCGAAGTCGTCCTTGTCGTAGATGGCATCGGCCATGGCGACGGGGAGCGGTTGACCGTTCACCAGAATGGTGGGAGTGGCGGGCGATCCCGCCCTGGCGTGAGCCTCGTCCGCCTCGGTGACGAAGTCGTTGTCGCCCGCCTTCCTGACGGCCTGGTCGAAGGTGGTGCCGCGTAGCCCGGGGATCTTGCTCGCGATGCTCAGCAGCTTGTCGTCGGTGAACCCGTCGACGGCCTCCGTCGACGGCTGGTTGGTGTACAGCAGTCCGTGGAGTTCGGTGAACTTCCCCGCGTCCAGCGCCGCTCCCAGTGCGGCCACCGCCCTCTTGGATCCCGAACCGCCCTGCTTGCCGTCGATGAAGGTCGCGAATCGGTACTCGA
Proteins encoded in this window:
- a CDS encoding DsbA family protein — translated: MGEMRNLGCALAACVAAAVGIGVYGPWWKDEPKPLMGELPERLDTQTMAVVVGDPSARTTVTVFEDPRCVMTREFETSGSGAHLVELARQRKISVEYRFATFIDGKQGGSGSKRAVAALGAALDAGKFTELHGLLYTNQPSTEAVDGFTDDKLLSIASKIPGLRGTTFDQAVRKAGDNDFVTEADEAHARAGSPATPTILVNGQPLPVAMADAIYDKDDFAGIMRSYVG